The DNA window GGCGGGAAGTTCTGTATCCAGCTCAAGCCCACGGCAACCGACGAGCGGCCCCCGCAAGGACTGGAACAGGTCGAGTTCCTGGTCAGCGCCAACCCTGGGCAACCGCCCCGCCCCCTGGCCAAGGTGGCTTCGGGGGGTGAACTGTCGCGCATCAGCCTGGCGATCCAGGTGATCACTGCCCAGACCTCGCGTACGCCGACACTGGTCTTCGATGAAGTGGACGTCGGCATCGGTGGCCCGACCGCGGAAGTCGTCGGCCTGCTGCTACGCCGCCTGGGCGAGCGCGGGCAGGTCCTGACCGTCACCCACCTGCCCCAGGTCGCAGCCCAGGGCCATCACCACCTGTTCGTGCACAAGGCGCGTGGCCAGGATGAAACCCGTACCGCTGTCAGCAGCCTGCTGGACGACAGTCGTATCGAAGAGATCGCCCGCATGCTCGGCGGCGTGGAACTGACGGAGCAATCCCTCGCACATGCCCGGCAGATGGTAGAAGCCGCACAGTTGTAACCACGCAAAGACACCTGGCGGCTATCGCACCAGCATTTCCTGCACACGAAAAAAAGCCACCCGAAGGTGGCTTAAAAGGAAAGAGAGTATTGCTTAGCCGGCTGCAACCGGACGCATATAAGAAATGGGCGCGGTTTCAGGGTCGTCGAAGGTGACCAGCTCCCAGGCATCCTCTTGCTCCATCAGCGAGCGCAGCAGGCGGTTATTCAACGCATGCCCCGACTTATAGCCACGGAACTCGCCGATCAGGCTGGTCCCCAGGAGGTAAAGGTCGCCAATGGCATCGAGTATCTTGTGTTTGACGAATTCGTCCTCGTAACGCAGGCCGTCCTCGTTAAGCACTTGATCGTCATCGACAACGATGGCGTTTTCCACACTGCCGCCGCGAGCCAGGTTATGCGAACGCAGGAATTCCAGGTCGCGGGTGAACCCGAAGGTCCTGGCACGACTGACTTCCTTGACGAAGGAAGTACTGGAGAAATCCACGCTGGCAGTCTGGGTACGACCGCGGAAGACCGGATGATCGAAGTCGATCTCGAAACTGACCTTGAAACCCTCGAACGGCAGGAAGGTAGCGCGCTTGTCGCCATCCACCACCGTCACTTCCCGCTTGATGCGGATGAACTTCTTATGGGCGTCCTGCTCTTGCAGGCCTGCCGATTGAATCAGGAACACGAAGGGGCCGGCGCTGCCGTCCATGATCGGCACTTCGGAGGCGGAAAGCTCGACATAGGCATTGTCGATGCCCAATCCGGCCATGGCCGAAAGCAGATGCTCCACTGTGTCGACCTTGACATCACCGCTGACCAGCGTCGTAGACATGGTCGTTTCCCCGACATTCAGCGCGAGCGCGCGAATCTCCACGGGAGGCACGAGATCGGTGCGGCAGAACACGATACCGCTGTCGATCGGTGCAGGCTTCAGGGTCAGGTAGACCTTTTCCCCCGAGTGCAAGCCGACGCCAGTAGCGCGGATGGTGTTCTTCAGTGTGCGTTGTCTGATCATGGCTTGGTTCGCTGTATCCGCTGCGAATGGCTTTCAGTAAAGGGCTGCGATGATAGCAGAAGCCCTGTTTGCTGAATACCGATCACACCTATCCCCTCGATAAACTGATTCAATCGGCCTGACGACGCAGGAACGCTGGAATGTCCAGGTAATCCAGGTCTTCCTGCGGGTTCAGGCGGGCTGCGGTCGCGGCAGCCTGTGCCTGGTTGCGCATGACGGTCGGACGCTCCAGTTCGCGGTAGTTGACCGCAGCCTGCTCGTTACGCGCCGGAATCACGGCAGCCGCGACGCTCGGGGCGCTCAGGGTGTTGTCGACCACCTTGACCGGCTTCTCGCCACGCGGGCCGAGGCCAGTGGCAACCACGGTGACATGCAGTTCGTCGCTCATGTCCGGATCGATCACGGCACCGACCTTGACGGTGGCTTCGTCGGACGCGAAGGCTTCGATGATCTCGCCCACTGCGGCGTACTCGCCCAGGGACAGGTCGAAACCGGCAGTGATGTTGACCAGGATGCCGCGAGCGCCCTGCAGGTTGACGTCTTCCAGCAGCGGGTTGCGGATCGCCGCCTCGGTCGCTTCACGGGCACGGTTCGGCCCGGTGGAGCAGCCAGTACCCATCATGGCCATGCCCATCTCGCCCATGACGGTCTTGACGTCGGCGAAGTCGACGTTCATCAGGCCGGGACGTTGCATGATGTCGGAGATGCCACGCACGGCGCCGGACAATACGTCGTCCGCCTTGGCGAAGGCCGACAGCAGGCTGGCGTCCTTGCCGAGGATGGTCAGCAGCTTCTCGTTGGGGATGGTGATCAGCGAGTCGACGCACTCGGACAGCGCACGGATACCTTCATCGGCGACCTGCATACGGCGGCGGCCTTCGAAGGGGAACGGACGGGTGACCACGGCCACGGTCAGGATGCCCATTTCCTTGGCGACCGACGCGATCACCGGCGCAGCGCCGGTACCGGTACCGCCACCCATGCCCGTGGTGATAAAGACCATGTCGGCGCCTTCCAGCACTTCAGCGATGCGCTCGCGGTCTTCGGTAGCGGCCTGGCGACCGATTTCCGGGTTGGTGCCGGCACCCAGGCCCTTGGTGATGGAAGAACCGAGTTGCAGCACCGTGCGCGCCTCGACCTTCTTCAGCGCCTGGGCATCGGTATTGGCGCAGATGAACTCAACGCCTTCGACGTTGTTGCGCACCATGTGATTGACTGCGTTGCCACCGCCACCACCGACACCGATGACTTTGATGACCGCGTTTTGCGGGGTGTGATCGACCAGTTCAAACATTTTCTCTCTCCTTCCAACTTTCTAGTTTTGTGTTACAGCTGCACTGCATTGCTCAGAAATTGCCCTGGACCCAGCTTTTCAGCCGCTCCAGAACGGATGTCTTGTTCTCTTCCGTCGTCCCGCTGCCAGCGGATGGCGTGCCGTCCGTCTGCTTCTGCAAGCCGTAGAGCAACAGGCCGACAGCGGTCGAATAGATCGGGTTGCGCACCACGTCGGCCAGCCCTTTGAAGCGATGAGGCGAACCCAGGCGTACCGGCATATGGAAGATTTCCTCGGCCAGTTCCACGGCACCTTCCATCTTCGATGTACCACCGGTCAGGACAATGCCGGCGGGCACCAGATCTTCGTAGCCGCTGCGACGCAGTTCGGCCTGGATCAGGGTGAACAGTTCGTCGTAACGCGGCTCCACCACCTCGGCCAGCGCTTGGCGCGACAGCTCGCGCGGCGGACGGTCGCCAACGCTCGGCACCTTGATGGTTTCGCCGGCGCCCGCCAGCTTGGCCAGGGCGCAGGCATAGCGAATCTTGATTTCCTCGGCGTACTGGGTCGGCGTACGCAGGGCCATGGCGATGTCATTGGTGACCTGGTCGCCCGCGATCGGGATCACCGCAGTATGGCGAATGGCGCCTTCGGTGAAGATGCAGATATCCGTGGTGCCACCGCCGATGTCCACCAGGCACACGCCCAGTTCCTTCTCGTCATCGGTCAGCACCGCGTGGGCCGAGGCCAGTTGTTCGAGAATGATGTCGTCGACTTCCAGCCCACAGCGACGCACGCATTTCTCGACGTTCTGCGCGGCGTTCACCGCACAGGTCACCACGTGCACCTTGGCTTCCAGGCGCACGCCGGACATGCCCAGTGGCTCGCGCACGCCTTCCTGGTTATCGATGACGTAGTCCTGCGGCAGGGTGTGCAGCACGCGCTGGTCAGCCGGAATCGCCACGGCCTGGGCTGCGTCCAGGACACGTTCCAGGTCCGCACCGCTCACTTCGCGATCACGGATCGCCACGATGCCATGGGAGTTCAGGCTGCGCACATGGTTGCCCGCCAGGCCGACGAAAGCCGAGTGGATACGGCAGCCCGCCATCAACTGGGCCTCTTCGACCGCCCGCTGGATGGATTGCACGGTGGACTCGATATTCACCACGACGCCCTTTTTCAGGCCGCGCGACGGATGGGTACCGATACCCACGATTTCCAGTTCGCCATCCCCCGACACTTCACCCACCAGGGCAACGACCTTGGAGGTGCCGATATCGAGTCCGACGATCATCTTGCCACTCTGCACGCTGGACATTCTCTTTCGTTCCTCAATTCTTCACGGCGGCGGTCAACTCGTCCGCCAGGTGGACCGGTTCGCGCCAGGCCACGGCCAGGCCGTTGGCATAGCGCAGGTCGATCCGGGCAATTTTCTCACTCTGCGGCGCCAGTTCCTGCTGATAGATGGCGGTGAAACGACGCATCTTCTCGACGATATGATCCCGTCCCAGCAACAGCTCCAACCCCTGGTTGGTGCTGAGGAACCAACTGCCCCGCTCGCGCAACTCCAGACGCTGGATGGAAAAGCCGAGAGGCCGCAACATCTGGCTAAGCATTTGATATTGCTGCATGACTTTCTGTTCAGCGCGCTTGGGACCATGCAACTGTGGCAAGTGTTCATAATGTGTCAGGTCATTTGGCGAAAAAGCCTGTCCACGGTTGTTCAGCAGCGCCTCGTCGCCCCAACGCGCGATGGGCAGATGCTCCTGAAGACGCAGCGCAACCTGGTCCGGCCAGACGCGGCGGACTTCCACATGGGAGATCCAGGGCATCTCTTCGAGGTTGCTGCGCAGGCCATTCAGGTCGACCTTGAAGAAACTTGCCTCGACGAAGGGCGCGATACGCTGCTGTATCGCCTGCTGGCTGATATAGCTCATGTCGCCCTGCACACTGACCTTGGCGATGGGCCGGTCGGCATAGGGCATCAGGCGTACGCCCAGTTCATACAGGCTGACCAGCAGGCCAACCAGCAGCAACGGCCAGAGCAGGCGCTTGAGCCCGCTCAGATCGACACGCGGCAGGCGCGCACCCAGCGGCTTCGGCTCGACCAGCCGACTGGCGCCACGAGGCGACGGCTTGCGAGCTCCGGCTGGCTGAGTGTGACGCAGCGTGGCGATCATGGCGTCAGGCCTCCACTTCCAGGCTTTCATCGAGGATGGCCAGCACCAGTTGCTGGAAATCCAGCCCGGCGGCACGGGCCGCCATCGGCACCAGACTGTGGTCGGTCATGCCCGGCACGGTATTCACTTCCAGCAGCCAGAAGCGCCCGTCGGCGTCCTGCATCACATCGGCACGGGCCCAGCCCTTGATGCCGACGGCTTCGCAGGCGCGCGCGGTCAGTTCCTTGAGTTCCTGTTCCTTGTCGGCGTCCAGGCCACAGGGAATGCGGTACTGGGTGTCGGAGGCCAGGTACTTGGCGTCGTAGTCGTAGAAGCTGTGCGGCGTGCCCAGGCCGATCGGTGGCAGCACCTGGCCACGCAGGGTGGCGATGGTGAACTCCGGCCCCTGGATCCATTGCTCCACCAGCACCTGCGAGTCGAAACCGCTGGCGGCACGCCAGGCCTCGACCAGTCCAGGCAGGTCGTCCACCTTGGCCATGCCGATGCTGGAGCCTTCGTGGGCCGGCTTGACGATCAGCGGGAAACCGAGCGCCTGCGCAGCCGCGCGGCAGTCCGCCTCGCTGGCCAGCACGGCATGGCGCGGTGTGGACAGGCCCAGGCTCTGCCAGACCTGCTTGGTGCGCAGCTTGTCCATCGCCAGGGCCGAGGCGAGGATGCCACTGCCGGTATAGGGAATTCCGGCGCACTCCAGCAGCCCTTGCATGCTGCCGTCCTCGCCACCGCGGCCATGCAGCACGATGAAAGCACGGTCGATACGCTCGCTGACCAGACGCTGCAGGAAGTCGTCGCCAACGTCGATGCCGAAGGCGTCGACACCGGCCGAGCGCAACGCGTCCAGCACTGCAGCCCCGGATTTCAGGGAAACCTCGCGCTCGGCACTGCGACCGCCGAACAGCACGGCGACACGGCCAAAGGCGCGTGGGTCACGGGTCGATTGCAGGGCGCTCATTGGGCTTTCCTCTTGAACAGCGGACTTTTGATCAGTTGTGGTGCGAGACCACCAATGTCGCCGGCGCCCTGGCAGAGCAGGATGTCGCCTGGCCGCAGCAGCGGCTTGACCAGCGGCGCCAGCTCGACGTCACGCTCGATATAGATAGGGTCCAGTTGCCCACGCTGACGGATGCTGTGGCACAGGTGACGGCTGTCGGCACCGGGAATCGGCTCCTCGCCGGCCGGGTAGACTTCCATCAGCAGCAACACGTTGGCATCGGCCAGCACCTGCACGAAGTCTTCGTAGAGGTCGCGGGTACGGGTAAAGCGGTGCGGCTGGTACACCATCACCAGGCGCCGCTCCGGCCAACCGCCACGGACGGCCTTGATCACCGCCGCCACTTCGCGCGGGTGATGGCCGTAGTCGTCTACCAGCATCACGTTGCCGCCCTCGACTTCCAGCTCGCCATAGACCTGGAAACGCCGACCGACGCCTTCGAAGCCCGACAGCCCTTGCAGGATGGCATCGTCGCTGATGCCTTCGTCGGTGGCGATGGCAATGGTCGCCAGGGCATTCAGGACGTTGTGGTTGCCCGGCATGTTCACCGACACCGCCATCGGCTCGCGGCCCTGGCGCAGCACGGTGAAGTGGGTGCGCATGCCTTCCTGGCGGATGTCCACCGCACGCACGTCGGCATCTTCGCTGGTGCCGTAGGTGGTGGTCGGGCGGGCGATCTGCGGCAGGATCTCGCGCACCACCGGATCGTCCACACAAAGCACGGCCAGGCCGTAGAACGGCAGGTTGTGCAGGAACTCGATGAAGGTTTTCTTCAGCTTGCCGAAGTCGCCGCCATAGGTGCTCATATGGTCGGCGTCGATGTTGGTCACCACCGACACCATCGGTTGCAGGTGCAGGAAGCTGGCGTCGCTCTCGTCGGCTTCGGCGATCAGGTAGCGGCTCTCGCCCAGCTTGGCGTTAGTGCCGGCGGCAGTCAGGCGGCCACCGATGACGAAGGTCGGGTCCAGGCCACCCGCGGCGAACACCGAGGCCAGCAGGCTGGTGGTGGTGGTCTTGCCATGGGTGCCGGCGACCGCGATGCCATGCCGGTAGCGCATCAGCTCGGCCAGCATCTCTGCACGCGGCACTACCGGGATGCGCTGCTCCAGCGCCACGGCCACTTCCGGGTTCGACTCGTTGACCGCGCTGGAAACCACCAGCACGTCGGAGCCGGTGACGTTGTCCGCCTGGTGGCCGATGAAAATCTGCGCGCCGAAGCTGGCCAGGCGCTCGGTGGTCGCCGAAGCCTTGAGGTCGGAACCGGACACTTCGTAGCCCAGGTTGAGCAGCACTTCGGCAATACCGCACATGCCGACACCGCCGATACCGACGAAATGGATACGGCGAATCCGACGCATACGCCGGACTTCCGCCTTGACCGCCGCAGGAGACTTAGCCATTGGCCACCTCCAGGCAGATGTCCACTACATTCGCTGTCGCATCGGGCTTTGCGAGTCGCCGTGCGCTGGCGCCCATTGCCTCTAATCGTTCGGGTTGCATCATGACCTCGGTAAGCTGCTCGGCCAGTCGGGCCGCATCAGTCTTGGCTTGCGGCAGAAGGAAGGCTGCGCCCTCCTTCGCCAGATATTCGGCATTGCGCGTCTGGTGATCGTCGATGGCATGCGGCAGCGGCACCAGGAACGACGGCAGGCCGGCAGCCGCCAGTTCACTGACCGTCAGGGCGCCGGCGCGGCAGATCACCAGATCGGCCCAGGCGTAGGCCTTGGCCATGTCATGGATGAAAGGCTCCACACCGGCCTCTACCTGTACCGCCGCATAACGCTCGCGGGTGACCTCGGCGTGCTGTTTGCCAGCCTGGTGGAACACTTCCGGGCGCAGCTCCGGCGCGACCTGCGCCAGGGCTTGCGGCAGCAGCTTGTTCAGCGGCTCGGCGCCCAGGCTGCCACCCAGCACCAACAGGCGTGCCCGACGTCCGGCCAGCGCGGCCCTCGGGGCGTCGGTGAACAGTTCGCGGCGCACCGGGTTGCCGGTCGTGCGGCGCTTGTCGCTGGCAGCGAACGTCTCGGGGAATGCTTCGCAGACCCGCTGGGCAAAGGTGGACAACGCCCGGTTGGCGGTACCGGCCACAGCGTTCTGCTCATGGATGACCAGCGGGATACCCGCCAGCTTCGCTGCCAGGCCGCCAGGCCCGGTGACATAGCCACCCAGGCCGAGTACGCAGACCGGACGCACTTCACGAATCACGCGACGCGCCTGCAACAGCGAGCGCAGCAGTTGCAGCGGCGCTTTCAGCAGCGACAACACGCCTTTACCGCGCAGCCCGCTGATTTCAATCCGGTGCAGCGGCAGGCCGGCGGCGGGCACCAGCTCGTTCTCGATGCCACGGGGCGTCCCCAGCCAGTGCACGTCATAGCCACGCGCGCGGAACTCCGCCGCACAGGCCAGCGCCGGGAACACATGCCCGCCGGTGCCAGCGGCCATGATCAGGATGCTAGCGGCCATGGTTCACCTCCCGCGTGGAAGGCGCCGATGCCGGCTCCTGGAAGTCTTCTTCGTCGAAATCTGCCTCGGCACTGCCGAAGGAGTGACGGGCCTCCCATTCGATCCGCAGCAGCAACGCCATGCTGGCGCAGGTCACCACCAGCGAACTACCGCCATAGCTGAGGAACGGCAGGGTCAGGCCCTTGGTCGGCAGCAAGCCGGTATTCACACCGATATTGATCAGGAATTGCCCCAGCCACAGGAAAGCCAGCCCCCAGGCGACGTAGGCGGAGAAGAAGTGCTTGGCCCGCTCAGCCTGCAGACCGATATACAGCGCACGCACGCCGACGAAGGCAAACAGGCAGACCGTTGCCAGCGCCCCGACCATGCCCAGCTCCTCGGCCAATACCGAGAACACGAAATCGGTGTGCGCCTCCGGCAGGTAGAATTGCTTCTGCACACTGTTGCCCAGGCCGACACCAAGCCACTCGCCGCGTCCAAAGGCAATCAGTGCCTGGGTCAATTGATAACCGGAACCGTACTGGTCTGCCCAGGGATCGGTGAACGCGATCAGCCGTTGCAAACGATACTCCTGGGTCTGCACCAGCACGTAGACGGCGCCCACGCCCAGGGCGACCAGCAGGCTGAAACGCAACAGCCCGACACCGCCAAGGAACAGCATGGCCACTGCCGAGCCCATCATCACCACGGTGGCACCGAAGTCAGGCTCCAGCATCAGCAGGCCGGCCATCGGCAGCAACACCAGGAACGGCTTGAGGAAGCCCCAGGTACTTTCACGCACTTCTTTCTGCCGCCGAACCAGGTAGCCGGCGAGATAGACCACGACGAAAACCTTGGCCAGCTCCGATGGCTGAACGTTGAACGCGCCGAAACCGATCCAGCGAATGGAGCCGTTCACTTCACGCCCGATGCCCGGCACCAGTACCAGTACCAGCAGAGCGAACCCCATCAACAGCAGCACCCAGTCGAAGCGCTGCAAGGTGGCAATCGGCACCAGCAGCGTCATCGCGGCGGCGACCAGCCCAAGGGCCACATAAACCAGGTGGCGACTCATGTGGTACAGCGCATTGCCCGAGTTGACCGAGGCCACTTCCGAGGAGGCCGAGGTGATCATCACCAGCCCGAGCCCGAGCAGCGCCAGGCAACCGGCGAGCATGGGGAAGTCGACATCCAGGCCACGACGGCCGAACAGTGGGGACGGGGCACTGCGCAGGAAGGCCAGCATCAGCTCAACCCTCCTACCGCGGCGGCGAACAGACGCCCGCGCTCTTCAAAATTCTTGAACATATCCAGGCTGGCGCACGCGGGCGACAGCAGCACCGAATCCCCCGGCAGCGCCACGGCAGCCGCCTGGGCGACCGCATCGTCCAGGCTCTCGACCCGAATCAACGGCAACGCACCGTCCAGCGTCTCGGCCAGCAGCCCGGCATCACGTCCGAGCAACACCACCGCACGGCAATGGCGGGCCACCGGCTCGCGTAGCGCGGAGAAGTCGGCACCCTTGCCATCGCCACCGGCGATCAGCACCAGCTTGCCGTCGATATCCGCACCCAGACCCTCGATCGCGGCCAGGGCGGCGCCGACGTTGGTGGCCTTGGAGTCGTCGTAATAAGCCACGCCGGCATGCTCACCGACCCACTGGCAACGGTGCGGCAAGCCGGCAAAGGTGCGCAGCGTCTGCAGCATGGCCTCGAACGGCAGCCCCACCGCATGCCCCAGGGCCAGCGCGGCCAGGGCATTGGACTGGTTGTGCGAACCGCGGATCTTCAATTCGCTTACCGGCAACAGCGGCTCGAACTGGAAGGCCAGCCACTTGCAGCCGTCGACGTCGAGCAGACCGAAACCGTTGAAATCGGCACGGCCCAGGCCGAAGCTCCAGACTTTCACATCGTCGACCAGCAGCGGACGGCTCAGGGCATCATCACGGTTCACCAGCACCTGGCGCGCGCCACGGAAGACCCGGTGCTTGGCCAGGTGATAGGCCGGCAGGCCGCTGTAGCGGTCCATGTGGTCTTCGCTGACATTGAGGCAGGTGGCCACTTCGGCGCCCAGGCGATCCGTGGTTTCCAACTGGAAGCTGGAGAGTTCCAGCACATAAAGCTGTACGTCATCGGCCAGCAGGTCGAGGGCCGGCGTACCCAGGTTACCGCCGACGGCCACCTTGAGCCCCGCCTGCGCCGCCATCTCGCCGACCAGCGTGGTCACCGTGCTCTTGGCGTTGGAGCCGGTGATGGCGACGATCGGTGCCTTCGCCTCACGCGCGAACAGTTCGATATCCCCCGACAGCCGCACACCGCATTCGGCGGCACGCCGCAGGGCCGGCGTGCTCAGCGCCACGCCAGGGCTGACCAGCAGTTCGGCGGCGCGGCAGAGGAAGTCCACCTCCAACTCGCCACAACGCACTTCGACGTCCGGGTATTGCTCGCGCAGCCTCGCCAGTTCCGGCGGGTTCGCGCGCGTGTCGACCACGGCAAAGGCAATGCCCCGGCTCGCCAGGTGGCGAACCAGGGACATGCCGCTCTTGCCGAGGCCGACAACGATGCGGAACTGGTCGGAGGCTATCAACACAATCAATTACCTCAGTTTCAACGTGGCAAGGCCGATCAGCACCAGAATCACGGTGATGATCCAGAAACGTACGATGACCCGTGGTTCGGGCCAGCCCTTGAGTTCGAAATGGTGGTGAATCGGCGCCATGCGGAACACGCGCTTGCCGGTCAGCTTGAACGAGGCGACCTGGATCACCACCGACAGGGTTTCCATGACGAACACGCCGCCCATGATGAACAGCACCACTTCCTGGCGAACGATCACTGCAATCGTGCCCAGCGCGGCGCCCAGCGCCAGCGCACCCACGTCGCCCATGAAGACTTGCGCCGGGTAGGTGTTGAACCAGAGGAAGCCCAGGCCGGCGCCGATCAGCGCGCCGCAGAACACGATCAGCTCGCCGGCACCCGGTACGTAGGGAATCAACAGGTACTCGGCGAAATTGACGTTGCCCGACAGGTAGCAAAAGATTCCGAGCGCACCGCCGACCATCACGGTCGGCATGATCGCCAGGCCGTCCAGGCCATCGGTCAGGTTTACCGCGTTGCTCGAGCCGACGATGACGAAATAGGTCAGCACCACGAAGCCGATGCCCAACGGGATCTCGATGTTCTTCAACAACGGCAGGAACAGCGTGGTTTCCACCGGCGTCTGCGCGGTCATATAAAGGAAGACCGCCGCGCCCAGGCCGAACACCGATTGCCAGAAGTACTTCCAGCGGCTCGGCAAGCCACGGGAATTCTTTTCGATCACCTTGCGGTAGTCGTCGACCCAACCGATGGCACCAAACAGGAATGTCACCAGCAGCACGGTCCAGACGTAACGGTTGCTCAGGTCGGCCCACAGCAGAGTGCTGATGCCGATGGCGCTGAGGATCAGCGCGCCGCCCATGGTCGGCGTGCCCTTCTTCGACAGGTGCGATTGCGGGCCATCGTCACGCACGGCCTGGCCGATCTGGCGCAGTTGCAGGGTACGGATCAGCTTGGGGCCCATCCACAGCGACAACACCAGCGCCGTGAGCACGCCAAGGATTCCGCGCAGGCTCAGGTATTGGAAGACTGCGAAGCCCTTGTGGAATTGTTGCAAATACTCAGCGAGCAACAGCAGCATCAATGTTTCTCCGTGGCAGTTTCTGCCAGTGCGTCGACGATCTTGTCCATCGCCGCACTGCGTGAGCCTTTTATAAGAATCGTCGTGTTGGCGGCGTTTTCGGTGCGCAAGGCCTCGATCAGGAAGGCCTGCTCGGCAAAATGCACCCCGCCCAGGCCATAGGCCGATACCGCGTTCTCCATCAGCGGGCCGACGGCATAGAGCGCATCGACCTTGCCGCGCGCATAGGCGCCCACTTCTTCATGTGCCTGTACGGCCCACGCGCCCAGTTCGCCCATGTCACCCAGCACCAGCACGCGCCGCCCGGCGAAACCGGATA is part of the Pseudomonas sp. ABC1 genome and encodes:
- a CDS encoding D-alanine--D-alanine ligase — its product is MSALQSTRDPRAFGRVAVLFGGRSAEREVSLKSGAAVLDALRSAGVDAFGIDVGDDFLQRLVSERIDRAFIVLHGRGGEDGSMQGLLECAGIPYTGSGILASALAMDKLRTKQVWQSLGLSTPRHAVLASEADCRAAAQALGFPLIVKPAHEGSSIGMAKVDDLPGLVEAWRAASGFDSQVLVEQWIQGPEFTIATLRGQVLPPIGLGTPHSFYDYDAKYLASDTQYRIPCGLDADKEQELKELTARACEAVGIKGWARADVMQDADGRFWLLEVNTVPGMTDHSLVPMAARAAGLDFQQLVLAILDESLEVEA
- the murG gene encoding undecaprenyldiphospho-muramoylpentapeptide beta-N-acetylglucosaminyltransferase encodes the protein MAASILIMAAGTGGHVFPALACAAEFRARGYDVHWLGTPRGIENELVPAAGLPLHRIEISGLRGKGVLSLLKAPLQLLRSLLQARRVIREVRPVCVLGLGGYVTGPGGLAAKLAGIPLVIHEQNAVAGTANRALSTFAQRVCEAFPETFAASDKRRTTGNPVRRELFTDAPRAALAGRRARLLVLGGSLGAEPLNKLLPQALAQVAPELRPEVFHQAGKQHAEVTRERYAAVQVEAGVEPFIHDMAKAYAWADLVICRAGALTVSELAAAGLPSFLVPLPHAIDDHQTRNAEYLAKEGAAFLLPQAKTDAARLAEQLTEVMMQPERLEAMGASARRLAKPDATANVVDICLEVANG
- a CDS encoding cell division protein FtsQ/DivIB, with the protein product MIATLRHTQPAGARKPSPRGASRLVEPKPLGARLPRVDLSGLKRLLWPLLLVGLLVSLYELGVRLMPYADRPIAKVSVQGDMSYISQQAIQQRIAPFVEASFFKVDLNGLRSNLEEMPWISHVEVRRVWPDQVALRLQEHLPIARWGDEALLNNRGQAFSPNDLTHYEHLPQLHGPKRAEQKVMQQYQMLSQMLRPLGFSIQRLELRERGSWFLSTNQGLELLLGRDHIVEKMRRFTAIYQQELAPQSEKIARIDLRYANGLAVAWREPVHLADELTAAVKN
- the lpxC gene encoding UDP-3-O-acyl-N-acetylglucosamine deacetylase, producing the protein MIRQRTLKNTIRATGVGLHSGEKVYLTLKPAPIDSGIVFCRTDLVPPVEIRALALNVGETTMSTTLVSGDVKVDTVEHLLSAMAGLGIDNAYVELSASEVPIMDGSAGPFVFLIQSAGLQEQDAHKKFIRIKREVTVVDGDKRATFLPFEGFKVSFEIDFDHPVFRGRTQTASVDFSSTSFVKEVSRARTFGFTRDLEFLRSHNLARGGSVENAIVVDDDQVLNEDGLRYEDEFVKHKILDAIGDLYLLGTSLIGEFRGYKSGHALNNRLLRSLMEQEDAWELVTFDDPETAPISYMRPVAAG
- the ftsA gene encoding cell division protein FtsA gives rise to the protein MSSVQSGKMIVGLDIGTSKVVALVGEVSGDGELEIVGIGTHPSRGLKKGVVVNIESTVQSIQRAVEEAQLMAGCRIHSAFVGLAGNHVRSLNSHGIVAIRDREVSGADLERVLDAAQAVAIPADQRVLHTLPQDYVIDNQEGVREPLGMSGVRLEAKVHVVTCAVNAAQNVEKCVRRCGLEVDDIILEQLASAHAVLTDDEKELGVCLVDIGGGTTDICIFTEGAIRHTAVIPIAGDQVTNDIAMALRTPTQYAEEIKIRYACALAKLAGAGETIKVPSVGDRPPRELSRQALAEVVEPRYDELFTLIQAELRRSGYEDLVPAGIVLTGGTSKMEGAVELAEEIFHMPVRLGSPHRFKGLADVVRNPIYSTAVGLLLYGLQKQTDGTPSAGSGTTEENKTSVLERLKSWVQGNF
- the ftsZ gene encoding cell division protein FtsZ, which produces MFELVDHTPQNAVIKVIGVGGGGGNAVNHMVRNNVEGVEFICANTDAQALKKVEARTVLQLGSSITKGLGAGTNPEIGRQAATEDRERIAEVLEGADMVFITTGMGGGTGTGAAPVIASVAKEMGILTVAVVTRPFPFEGRRRMQVADEGIRALSECVDSLITIPNEKLLTILGKDASLLSAFAKADDVLSGAVRGISDIMQRPGLMNVDFADVKTVMGEMGMAMMGTGCSTGPNRAREATEAAIRNPLLEDVNLQGARGILVNITAGFDLSLGEYAAVGEIIEAFASDEATVKVGAVIDPDMSDELHVTVVATGLGPRGEKPVKVVDNTLSAPSVAAAVIPARNEQAAVNYRELERPTVMRNQAQAAATAARLNPQEDLDYLDIPAFLRRQAD
- the murC gene encoding UDP-N-acetylmuramate--L-alanine ligase; this translates as MAKSPAAVKAEVRRMRRIRRIHFVGIGGVGMCGIAEVLLNLGYEVSGSDLKASATTERLASFGAQIFIGHQADNVTGSDVLVVSSAVNESNPEVAVALEQRIPVVPRAEMLAELMRYRHGIAVAGTHGKTTTTSLLASVFAAGGLDPTFVIGGRLTAAGTNAKLGESRYLIAEADESDASFLHLQPMVSVVTNIDADHMSTYGGDFGKLKKTFIEFLHNLPFYGLAVLCVDDPVVREILPQIARPTTTYGTSEDADVRAVDIRQEGMRTHFTVLRQGREPMAVSVNMPGNHNVLNALATIAIATDEGISDDAILQGLSGFEGVGRRFQVYGELEVEGGNVMLVDDYGHHPREVAAVIKAVRGGWPERRLVMVYQPHRFTRTRDLYEDFVQVLADANVLLLMEVYPAGEEPIPGADSRHLCHSIRQRGQLDPIYIERDVELAPLVKPLLRPGDILLCQGAGDIGGLAPQLIKSPLFKRKAQ
- the ftsW gene encoding putative lipid II flippase FtsW, which produces MMLAFLRSAPSPLFGRRGLDVDFPMLAGCLALLGLGLVMITSASSEVASVNSGNALYHMSRHLVYVALGLVAAAMTLLVPIATLQRFDWVLLLMGFALLVLVLVPGIGREVNGSIRWIGFGAFNVQPSELAKVFVVVYLAGYLVRRQKEVRESTWGFLKPFLVLLPMAGLLMLEPDFGATVVMMGSAVAMLFLGGVGLLRFSLLVALGVGAVYVLVQTQEYRLQRLIAFTDPWADQYGSGYQLTQALIAFGRGEWLGVGLGNSVQKQFYLPEAHTDFVFSVLAEELGMVGALATVCLFAFVGVRALYIGLQAERAKHFFSAYVAWGLAFLWLGQFLINIGVNTGLLPTKGLTLPFLSYGGSSLVVTCASMALLLRIEWEARHSFGSAEADFDEEDFQEPASAPSTREVNHGR